The Candidatus Methylomirabilota bacterium DNA window GCTGCGCCCTACCCGAGGGACTTGAGGAACTCCGCGTTGGTCGCGGTGAGGCGGAGGCGCTCGAGCATGGCCTCCATGGCCTGCACCGGCTTGGTGCCGGAGAGCGCGCGACGGAGGAGATGGATCTTCTTCAGCTCGTCCTCGGTGAAGAGGAGCTCCTCGCGGCGGGTGCCGGATTTGAGAATGTCGATGGACGGGAAGATGCGGCGGTCGGCCAGCTCCCGGGTGAGATGGAGCTCCATGTTCCCGGTGCCCTTGAACTCCTCGAAGATGATGTCGTCCATCCGGGAGCCCGTCTCGACCAGGACCGTGCCCACGATCGTGAGCGACCCGCCCTCCTCGAGCTTGCGGGCTGCCCCGAAGAAGGCGCGCGGCATCTGGAACGCGCGGCTGTCGATGCCGCCGGACATGGTGCGCCCGCGCGAGCTCAGCTCGTTGTTGTACGCGCGCGTCATGCGCGTGAGGGAGTCGAAGAGGACGAGCACGTCCCGCTTCTCGAGCACCAGGCGCTTAGCCTTCTCGAGGACCTGCTCGGTCACCTCGATGTGCCGGCGGTAGGGGTTGTCGTTGCTCGAGGCGACGATTTCCGCCGCCTTGCCGATGGTCATCCGGAAATCCGTCACCTCCTCGGGGCGCTCGTCTACCAAGAGAATGATGACGATTACTTCGGGGTGGTTGGCGAGCACCGCCTTGGCGATGCCTTGCAGCAGCATGGTCTTCCCCGTCCGCGGCTGGGCGACGATGAGCCCGCGCTGGCCCCGGCCGATGGGCGAGACCAAGTCCATCGCGCGCATGGACAGCTCGGACGCCGTGGTCTCGAGCTTCAGCCGCTCGTAGGGCTGGACCGCGGTGAGGCTCTCGAAGCCCGAGGTCGCGGCGGCCGGCGGCGGCATCCGTGATGGACCCGGCCCGCGCGACCCGCTGGGCTGGTGCCCTCCCGGCCGGCGGGAGTGGTGAGACCGTCTACTCAACTGTAACGCTCATGTCTGAAGACCTCATTGCCGCATGGGAAGGCTGACGAGCCCGGCTCGCACACGGGCTGGAGTGCTCCCCGCAGCACTGCGCTTGGGGTAGCTAACAGTCTAACTCAAAACGCTGGTTTCCGAATAATCGCCTCGCCCGGCGCTACTGGGTCAGTTTGGAGGCGCGCCTAGCCGGTCCGCGCCAGGAGCGCCAGGATCGCCTCGGCGACCGCCGCCGGCTGCTCGCGCGGCAGGAAGTGGCCGCCGCCTGGCACGACCCGGCGCTCCGTGCCGGCCGGGAAGAGCGGCATGTGGCGCTCGGACTGCCGCGCCGGGTCGACCGTGTCCTCGGCCCCATGCAGCACCGTGGTCGGCACGGTGATCGGGGGCCGCTCCGCGAGACGCCGCTCCAGTGGATCGAAGCGCGCTTCGCCTGGCGCATTGCCGTGCCGGTGGCGGTAGGAGTGGATCACCACCTCGACGAAGTCGGGGCTGTCGAATGATTGCGCCGTGCGGTCGAAGGTGGCGTCGTCGAAGCGCCAGCTCGGCGACCATTCGCGCCACAGGAGCCGGCAGATCTCGCGCCGGTTCTGCTCGAGTCCCCGGCGGCCGCGCTCGGTGTTGAAGTACCACTGGTACCACTTGGCCCGCTCCTCGGCCGCGGGCGCGGGGCGCGACGGCGCCGTCGTGTTCTGCACGTTGTACCCGCCGATGGTCACCAGCCCGCGCACGCGGGCCGGCGCCACGATCGCGGCGATGCACGCCGCGCGGCCGCCCCAGTCGTAGCCGGCCAGCGCGACGCGCGGCAGCGCGAGGGCGTCGATGAAGTCGAGCAGGTCCTGTCCGATCGCCGCCTGCTGGGCCATGCGCGGCGCCGCGGGGTCGAGGAAGCGGGTCGGTCCGTAGCCGCGCAGGTAGGGCACGAGGACGCGATAGCCGGCGGCGGCGAGCGGCGGGGCCACCCCGTCCCAGGCTCGCACATCGTCGGGAAACCCGTGCAGGAGGACGACGGGGAAGCCTCGCGGATCGCCGTGCGCCTCGTAGGTGATCTCCAGACAGGGCGTCCGGGCCGTGAGCGTCATTACACCCGTTCAACGTCGGGCCGGCCGAACATCCCGTAGGGGCGCACGAACAGCATCGCGATGAGCACGAGATAGGAAGCGACATTGCTGAAACCCCCGCCCAGGAGCGGATCGACATACCCCGCCGCCAAGCTCTCCAGCACGCCGACGACGACGGCGCCGGCGAGGGTGCCGGGAATGCTGTCGAGCCCGCCGATGATGACGATCGGGAACACCTTGAGCCCGACGAGCGCCATGCCGAAGCCGCCGCCGGACACGACCGTCCACAGCGTGCCCGCGCAGACCGAGAGAACGCCCACCATGGCCCACGTCAGGGCGAAGTGGCGGTTGAGATCGATGCCGACCGCCATGGCCGCCTGCTGGTCGTCCGCGATGGCCCGCAGCGCGACTCCGGTCCTGCTCCGGCTGAAGAACCAGCTCACGGCGGCGACGCAGACCAGAGCGACCCCCGCCCCGACGAGCTTGCCGACCGCGACCGGCACGCCGTGCACGACGAGCGGCTCCTGGGGGATCGGAAGGGGGATCGCGGCGGGGAT harbors:
- a CDS encoding branched-chain amino acid ABC transporter permease, with amino-acid sequence MLFFVSLFVDGVLAGVVYAPIALAFVVVYKASRMINFALGEWAMVASRLVATGLHALGLGLAGALGSACAGMVALAFVFNRLILRRLGGRPLISLIMVTLGLGALMRGAAALVFTDIPAAIPLPIPQEPLVVHGVPVAVGKLVGAGVALVCVAAVSWFFSRSRTGVALRAIADDQQAAMAVGIDLNRHFALTWAMVGVLSVCAGTLWTVVSGGGFGMALVGLKVFPIVIIGGLDSIPGTLAGAVVVGVLESLAAGYVDPLLGGGFSNVASYLVLIAMLFVRPYGMFGRPDVERV
- a CDS encoding alpha/beta hydrolase translates to MTLTARTPCLEITYEAHGDPRGFPVVLLHGFPDDVRAWDGVAPPLAAAGYRVLVPYLRGYGPTRFLDPAAPRMAQQAAIGQDLLDFIDALALPRVALAGYDWGGRAACIAAIVAPARVRGLVTIGGYNVQNTTAPSRPAPAAEERAKWYQWYFNTERGRRGLEQNRREICRLLWREWSPSWRFDDATFDRTAQSFDSPDFVEVVIHSYRHRHGNAPGEARFDPLERRLAERPPITVPTTVLHGAEDTVDPARQSERHMPLFPAGTERRVVPGGGHFLPREQPAAVAEAILALLARTG
- the rho gene encoding transcription termination factor Rho, producing MPPPAAATSGFESLTAVQPYERLKLETTASELSMRAMDLVSPIGRGQRGLIVAQPRTGKTMLLQGIAKAVLANHPEVIVIILLVDERPEEVTDFRMTIGKAAEIVASSNDNPYRRHIEVTEQVLEKAKRLVLEKRDVLVLFDSLTRMTRAYNNELSSRGRTMSGGIDSRAFQMPRAFFGAARKLEEGGSLTIVGTVLVETGSRMDDIIFEEFKGTGNMELHLTRELADRRIFPSIDILKSGTRREELLFTEDELKKIHLLRRALSGTKPVQAMEAMLERLRLTATNAEFLKSLG